GTTGATCGGCGTTGGTACAGCGGGAATACCGTGCATGTGAGATTGGGTGGTTTGGCGGGTGGTGGGGAACCGGCCTAGCGGGGCCACGAACTGATCAATGTCCACGGGTTGTCAAGTGAACGCAACTCGTGCCGGCGCGCGTTGACTCCCCCGTCTTCGCTCAGATAACTTTTGCGCCCTTTGTGCAACTCCCTCGCGCCAGGTCGGCTGTCGGTCGCCGTGTATATCGCATGAATTCCGAAGAACTTCGCCGCTCCGTAATGGCCGCGTTGGCCCGTATCAAGCACTCCGATTCGGAGCATGATTTGATTGCCGGTGGCCGCGTCCAGAATCTCGAAGTTGGGGATGACGGACAGGCTCGCTTTCAGTTCATGCTGCGTCCGGAGGACCCGGGCGATCTCGTAAAAGAGGCTCGCTCGACGGTAGAGAGCCTTGAGGGTATCACGAGTGTCAAAATTAACGTTCAGCTTCCGCAGATGGCGGCAGGTGGAGAAGCTGGTGGGGGACCCCAGGGTGGCCTCAAGCCGGGCTCGGTGCCGGCGCCCACACCCGCCCCGGGGCTGCTCTCCCAGGTGGGGCACATTATCGCTGTGAGCTCCGGGAAGGGTGGGGTCGGTAAGTCGATGGTGGCGGCGAACCTCGCGGCAGGTTTCGCGAAGCGGGGTTACAAGGTTGGCCTCATCGATGCCGACATTTATGGACCCAACATTCCTCTGATGTTCGGCGTGAACAGTCGTCCGAACGTCACCGGCGAGAAGGGGAGCGAGATGATCGAGCCACTGGAGGCTCATGGAGTGAAGCTCATGAGCCTAGGATTCCTACTGGAGGAGGATCAACCCGCCATCATGCGTGGCCCTCTCATTTCGGGGATTCTCAAACAGTTCATTGAGCAAGTCGACTGGGGTGAGCTGGACATCATGGTCGTGGACATGCCGCCGGGGACCGGCGACGCGCAGCTTTCGCTCGTTCAGACGATCGATCTCGATGGCGCCGTCATGGTCACGACCCCTCAGCGGGTGGCGACCGGGGATGTGCGCCGGGGCATCAAGATGTTCGAGAGGGTGAACACTCGCATTCTCGGGATCGTGGAGAACATGAGCGGAATGACCTGTCCCAACTGCAACGAAATCGTAGACGTGTTCGGACGAGGTGGCGGTGAGGCCCTTGCTGAAGAGATGGCGCTCCCGTTCCTCGGACGTGTTCCACTCGACCCAGCCGTGGTCCATGCGGGAGATGCGGGAGCACCAACAATCCTGTCTGCTCCGGACTCAGGTGCGGCAGGAGCTCTCGATGCGATCGTCGCTTCGCTCGACGGGACGCTGTCTGTGCTGGAGGGGTAGGCGCGCCGGCTTCTCTGGGAAATACGAAACGGCCCGCTCGTCTTCATACGAGCGGGCCGTTCTTGTGTTCAGGTCAGGTGGTGTCTCAGCCGCCGTCCAGCCAGCGACGGTCGGCATCCGAGAGCGATCCCTTTCCCCGACTCTTCTCAAACGTCTTCACCACGACCCATCCGACGAGGAGGATGGGAGCGACCTTGAACAGCAGGAAGGTCGCGAGGCCGAGGGTGAGCGAGAACACGACTCCGATAACGCCGAGAACAACGCTCGCTAAGAGCAGCGTGACAAGTCCGACCGCGAAGAAAGTGAGTAGTGGTCGGATCATCAGTCAGTCCTTGTTTCGTTCAAGTCCACGTCAGCGAATCCACACCACCGCGACGCTGCCGAATGCGATATGGAGCTCAACCTCGATACGGTAGTCGGCGTCATCGAAATCCGGAGATTCGTACACGTCGCCACGCTTGATGAGTCCCTCCGAGTCCAGTGCCGTGAGGAAGCTGTCTTTTTGAAGGCGAACCCCGAGGCCTTCCGGGACACGAAGCTCCATCGACCCGAGTCCCATTTTTACAGCGATCTGCGCGTCTCGCTGCCATCGCCCGTCAAAATCGAGAATGATCGAGCCGACACCTGCGCGCACTTCGATCTCTTCGGCGCGCAGGTTCGCCAGATTCCTGATCGTGAACTCGGCAGCACCGACTTCGAAGCTGGCTTTCTCCATCGGTACTGGATTCGGCTCACTGACGTTGATCAAGGACTCAGACGCACCTGTGCTCAACTCGAGGTCGGTCAGCGCGAGGCCACCGAGGTCGATGTCGGCCTGAACGGCTCCGAACTTCAGCTTGAGGTCCATGGGTACGCCACGGGCGAGCTCCAATTCGAGCGACCCGGACTGCCGTCTACTGATGTTGATGTTCCGGCGAAGAGACTCCACTCCCAGGTGAAGTCGCTCCCCCGAGAAGTCTGCGATCGGTTCGAACTTGTCCTCGTCGTACTTGAGGTTCATCCGGTACAGGAGTCCGTCGTCGACGGATCGCATCGTGAACTCGCCCGCGCCGTAATCGACGAATACGCGCACTTCGCCGTTGTCCTCCAGCTGTCGAGACATCGCCACTGTCCGCCAGCTCTGTCCTTGAGCGGCGGCAGGAGCGATGACCGCAGCCGCCACGATGGCGGCCGTCATGGTCTTACGCATCGTCCGAACCGTCTCCTGTTGTCGTTCCCGCATCCCCACCAAGGCCATCCTCGGCGTTCCTCCTTACCGCGTCTTCCCATGCCACCTCAGCGTCGTAGGTGCTGTAGTGCTCACGCCGGCGTCCGGCTCGGGTCAGGAGCACCGCACCGAATCCGATCTGTAGTGCGACGAATGTGACGACCCCGCCCGCAATGAACAGCAGAGTGCTGAGCACGTTGAGGAACGGTGCGATCGACAGCACGTGTCCGGCAATGAACAGGCCGGAGAAAGCAAGTAGACCCCCTACAAGAGTGAGCACCGGGTTCGACTTCCGAATCCACGCCGTCCACGGGAAGGAACTGTCTGCCATCCACTCGCCCGCATTTCTCGCGACCGCCACGTAGCCGAGCAGCGACGCTATGACCGTGGCCAGAGGGAAGAGTGGAAGCCAGGCGATTGCGACCGGGATTCCGATTATCGAAATCGCGAGTGCAACCGCGCCGAGCAGCCAGACCGGGACCAGCAGGAAACTTCCCGCTACGCCGACCATTGCGGCTCGGCCCGGAGCCCGTCTCGCCGTCTCGGAAATCGCGTCCATATTCTCGCCGGCGAAGGCCAGGAAGCCTGCACCCAGCAGAGCAAGAATGAACACGCCGACGAGCTTCTCGAAGACTCCGCCTACTCCTCGAATGACGGGGCGAAGCGGTGACATGATCGAAAACCCATCGCCCTCGAATCGCGTGGCATTGCGAATCTCATTTCTGACGTCGCTGCGAATTTCAGCACGGATCTCGTCGTGGAGCTCTTGCCGCAACTCACGCTCGAACTCCCGTTCATCCTCCAGCACATTTACGATGCCGCCCCGGATCTCTCCGGTGTTTCGGACAATCCTCGTGTCCGCGACTCGTGCTTCACCGCCGATTGAACCATCGCTGCGTACGTCGAGAGTCCCATTGACGATGACAGCATCACCTTCGATTTCGCCTTCGACACGGAGTGATCCGCCGATGACGACGAGTGTCCCTTCGACCATGGATCCGGATGGAATGACCACATCTTCGTCGATGTGAATCCGGAAATTCTCATCGAGTCCTTCGAGCGCTTTCACGAGCCCCCCGAGGTTCCCCACGGCGCTCACCAGAAGGCGTATGAGCGAGCCTTCCTCATTATTGATCGAGATCGATACGGAGGCGTCCCTTCTTTCAGCTTCGACGTCGAGATCTGCAAGCGCATTCTCAAGGGCGTCTTCGACCGCCTCAGCTGCATTCTCCAAGTCATGGTCGAGATCTGCCGGTGGAGCCCATCCATCGAGTATCCGGGCAAGCGCCCCGTTCTCGCGCGACATTGCGTCGCCCAGTAGTGCACGCCAGGCGGTGTCCAACTCATCTCCGTCTTCATACGAGCCGACAGGGTCCCCATCTACTAGGATCGTTCCGCCGTCGAAGGCGATCTTCAGCATGCCGTCGTCTGCGAACTCAATCGCGAGTGTCGCACGCGACGAACTGGCCGAGACGCTCTTGGACACGATGGTCCTTAGCTGCCCTTCCACACCGAGGGGTAGTGTGAGGGCCGCGAGGACCAGGACCAGAAAGGCCCTATGAAGCAATTGAGACATGTACATAACGACCCTCATTAGGCCGGTTCGCGAAGAGATTCTTATAAAGCACTCGTAGAGCGAGCGCTGAAATCATCGTGTACCCGAGCACGCCGCCAGCTACGACAAGGGGTGAGGACGTGAGTGCTTCGAGCAGTGTCGCCTGGCCCGTCATGCCCCCGAACGCAGCGGATGCCACGTCGGTGATCTGCCACCAGACGAAGGACAACAGTGAATCGAAGGTCAGCGTCGGGTGCGAAAACGCCGCGTAAACAACGAGTCCGGTGATCGCTACTGGGGTCACCGCGACGCCGGTCAAGGCTGCGAGAGCCTGCCGGGCATCCGGGATCAGGCGGCGCAGTCTTGCAGCGTTACGCGAGCGGAACGGCACGGGGGCGGCAGCCTGCACCATCTGATGCATCCGGAAGCCGGTCATGACCTGGTCGGAGAACGTCGGTGTTGGAGTGAGTCGCTGAAGGGCCGTGAGCTCCCTGGCCACGGCTCGCCACGCCTGCACTTCGCTGGCGCAGGTAGCGCACCCGCCGAGATGAGTCTCGACTCGGGCAAAGGCTGCAGCAGGCAGACTGTCATCCACGTAGTCCTGCAACTCGCTGGCTATCACGTGCTCCTGGCTCGGCCCACTGGCCAGGACCGCAACTCGCCTACGGATCCGAGTCAGAAGTGCCACGTCGTCGCGTAGCTCAACGGCCGCCATGACCCGCTCGGCGAAGCCTTCTGCCGGGGTAAAGGAATCCAGCTGTTTCAGCGCACTGAACACCGAAATCCATGCGTCCGTTTCAGCGGTACACGGCGTGCAGTCCTGAAGGTGGCGCTCCAGCTTCTGGGCACGTCTCGCCGACAGCGTACCGTCCAGGAAATTCTGAAGAACTGCTTCCGACAGATGCTGCTCCGCACTGGGGGTCCCGACCGGCTCTCGCACTCGCGCGGCAAGCGGCATCGATTCGGGTAGCGACACTTGGGTCATGACGCGGTCCGAAAATCCTTCGATCGGACGGTGTGAAGAAATCTCACCGAGTTCCTCGAACAGAGCGCGCCACCCCTCCATCTCAGCCGAACAACGAGCACACGCCGCTAGATGCTTCTCGACACCGAAAGCGTCCCCTTCGGGGAGGTCTCCTTCGAGAAACGCTTGGAAGCGTTCTGCGCTCAAATGCTTGTTCGACATGGCCTTACTCACCGTCCTAGGCCTGCTTCATTCACCCTGCTGCCACTCCGGGCCGGCGTTCTACCGAGTTTCAATAAAAAATGCTGTCGTGGAACCCTCGCCTCGACGGCTGTTTTACCTTGTACTTTATGGGTGATCGACATACTCGCCATCCGTCACGAGGAGAGGTGAGACAGGGATTTGCGGAGCTCGCCGCGGGCCCGGTGCAGATATGTCTTCACTGTGCCCAGGGGCAGGTCCATGATGTCTGCGATCTCGTCGTAGGCGTACCCTTCGATGTGTCGGAGAACGATCACCGTCCGGTATTCCTCCCGGAGGCCACCAATGGCCGTTTCGATCTGACTTCCGAGTTCGCGATTCTCGACGTATTCCGCAGGACTCTCATCTCGAGATTCAATCACCACCTGACTTTGACTGATCTCTTCAGCAGTGCGGGCGTGAGGTGAACCGTCAATGGAGACGGTGTCGAGCTTCCTCTTCCTGAGATGATCGATGGTGTGGTTGTTCGCGATTTTCAAGATCCAGTTACTGAACTTGTAGCTGGTCTTATACGAACCGATCGCGTTGAAGCCACGAATGAAGGCCTCCTGCGCGAGATCTTCGGCCAGGGTCCGGTCACGTACCATGCGATAGATAAGTGAAAAAACCGGCCGCTCATAACGAATGAGCAGCTCACGGAAGGCGGGCTCATGCCCACGCGCAGCGTGCGTCGCGAGATCGCGATCGTCCAGCGACGCGTAGTCCAGAGGGGTCAGAGGTCCTTTATCCTGCCGCGAGTCGGTAAGCCACCGGACAGTGGCTCTAGGCAGGAAGGCGATATCGGTACTCATGAGTCAGCCCTACGTAACCGATTCCCTATCGGTTTCGTCTGCAGGCCTTGCACCGACCTACACGTGCCGTTGAGCCCCTCGTTCGCTTCCCGTAGCTTTCACCTCCGTGCCTTTCGGGCACTGGTATCGGGCCTTTCAAAGCTATGCGGCCAAGTGATTTCTGTCATGCAATCCCCATCTGACGCCGCGCCGAAGGCTGGTGCCGAGCGCGAAAAGCAGGTCCAGCAGATCTTCTCAGAGATCGCGCCCCGCTACGACCTACTGAACCACATTCTAAGCATGAACATCGATCGGACGTGGCGACGGCGCGCCGTCAATCTGCTCGAGTGGGAACGTGCCCTGGGCGGCACATTCCTCGATGCCTGCGCCGGCACGTTCGATTTGTCACTCGAGTTGGCAAACAGGAAAACGTTTGAAGGGTGGGTGATTGCGTCGGATTTCGCGCACCCCATGCTGGTTCATGGGACTCCGAAAATCGCTACGTCGCCGATCGAGTCAGTGTGTGGAGATTCACTGGAATTGCCCTTTGCCGACGACACATTCGACGGTGCCACGGTCGGCTTTGGCGTCCGAAATCTTGCTCGCCTTGGGGTAGGTCTCAGGGAGTTCCAGCGCGTCCTTAAGCCGGGCGCGCGGCTCGTCGTTCTCGAGTTCACCGTCCCGCCGAACCCGATCATGCGAGCGGGCTACCACTTCTATTTTCACAATATCCTTCCGGTGGTCGGACGCATCGTGTCAGGTCACCCCTGGGCGTACACGTATCTGCCTGAATCGGTAAAGGAGTTCCCTGGGCCGAAGGAACTTGGGGATCTGTTCGAATCTGTCGGATTCAGTGATGTGGGATGGAAGCTTGTGTCCGGGGGGATCGCAGCGATCCACTGGGGTCGCGCCTAGGGACGTCTAGGCGGTCTATCGCACCTCGATTGTCGTTACAGGACCTCGCCCGTAGAGCGATTCGCCGATTCTCGACGGGTCTCCCACGATTAGAATCGTCATCTCCTCGGGATGCAGCTGGTCCGAGAAGACACGCTGAATACCGTAAGGTGTTACTCGCTGGACTCCTTCCCAGTACCGCACCAGCCAATCCTCTGGCAGGTCCTGGGCCAAGTAGTACATGGTCCGGGAAACGATCTGACTGGGGGAGTCGAAGTTGAAGACGAAGCCGTTCACGATCTGATCTACCGTCGCCCCGACCTCGTCCGTCGTCGGTGGCCCGTCACGCAGTCCGTGCATGGTTTTGAGGATCACGTCGATCGCAGCCATCGTGTTCTCCGGTCGCGTTCGGGTGGTCGCAGCGATGATGCCTTCGTGTTTCCTGGGCGTCGTCCAGAGCGAAGTCGCGGAGTACGCGAAGCCCTCTTCGGTACGCAGACGCCCGAGAATACGGCTGGAGAAACCTCCCCCCCCAAGGATCGAGTTCCCGATCATGGCGGCGTAGTACGTGTCGTCGTCCCCGAGCTGAACGGTTGTGGGGTGAGCCATCACGACCACGGACTGATCTAGGTCCTTCTCAACGAGGTACACGCCTGCCGTACGCCGAATGTTGGGTGTGGGCGCCTCCGGGAGGGCTTGAGCGCAGTCCGGAAGGCGAGAGACGACACTCTCGAGCAAGGGCTGGAGCACGGGCCAAGGAGCGTCGCCGGTGACCCCCAGGGTGAGATTGCCTCGGCAGAGAATCCGACGATGCAACTCGTTAAGTCGGTCCGTTTGTAGCCGGGCCGGATCCAAATCCGAGGGCTCCATCTCCCAACCCACCGGGTGGTCTCCATACAGGAGTCGGTTCATCTCTGAAAAGGCGAGACGACCCGGATCGTCGAGGCGGCGCAGGATGCTTTCAAGTTCCCTCGTTCGCCACGCTTCAACCTCGTTTCCGTCGAAGGCCGGCTCGGCAATCAGCTCTCCCCAGAGGTCGAGGGCCGTCGGAAGGTTTTCGGTCAACGCGTTAATTGAGGTGGTGACGCTACCGCCCGCGCTCCCGAATGACACATGGAAGGCGTGATACTCGATCGCCTCGTCGACCTCGAGCGCGCTTCTGGAGGTCGTTCCGCCGTAGCGGAGCAGGGCGGGCAATCCCATTGCCGCCGCGTAGGACTCTCTTCCAAATAGCCCGTATCCACCTCGGAAGTAGGCATGGACGGTAACCATGGGAAGCGTTGGGTCCTCGAGTGATATGACGGGGACGCCAAAGACCTCGTAGTGGTCCGTCTGCGGCTGTTCGAACTTGAGGGGCGGGTACACCAGCCGATCGATCGTCTGTCTACCGGTAGGCGGCTCCTGTTGAGCGAGCGCTGGCGAGGGGCTGGACAGGAGCGTTGCTATCCCTGTTGCCAGGGCAGTAGAAGCCAGTAGTACGTGTCTTCGAGCGCTCATCGTGAGTCCCCATCACCAGATCGCGAGCGGACGAGCGTGGCTACCGTCCGGTTCCCTTCTGTCAGGTACGTAGCTGCGACTCTCTGCACGTCTTCCGCGGTTACGTCGCCGAAGGCTTCTGACCTCTGGAACGTGTCGCGCCAGTCTCCGAACAGTGACTCTGACTCGGCCAGCTGGAACGCCAGGCCCAGCTTTGACTGGACACGCCGCACCGCACCGGCCTCGACTTGATTTCGGATCCGTTCGATCTGGGCCTGCCCGGGCCCGGACTCGATGAGTGCCGCAATCTCTTCGTAGATCACTGTCTCGATTTCGGAGGTCGATGCCGGGAAAATGGGGGTCACATCGATCTGAAAGAGCCCGGGGTAGAGATTGCCGGGTCCCGTCGAGCTGAACACCGCGGTGGCCGTCTTGTCTTCTGTCACGAGCCTGCGGTGCAGGCGAGTCGTTCGGCCACCTGTCAGAAGTGCTGCCAGCATTGCAAGCGCGGGGCCATCCGCGTGTCGCGCAGCCGGTATGTGCCAACCGATCCTAAGCACGGGTTCTGCATCCCACGTTACGTCGACCCTGCGTTCTGTGTCCTGCTCAGGTTCGATTTCTGAAACTGCGGATGGTTGCTCTCCCGAGGGCAGGGGGCCGAAATATTCATGAGCCCATGCCTCGAGCTGG
This portion of the Longimicrobiales bacterium genome encodes:
- a CDS encoding Mrp/NBP35 family ATP-binding protein; amino-acid sequence: MNSEELRRSVMAALARIKHSDSEHDLIAGGRVQNLEVGDDGQARFQFMLRPEDPGDLVKEARSTVESLEGITSVKINVQLPQMAAGGEAGGGPQGGLKPGSVPAPTPAPGLLSQVGHIIAVSSGKGGVGKSMVAANLAAGFAKRGYKVGLIDADIYGPNIPLMFGVNSRPNVTGEKGSEMIEPLEAHGVKLMSLGFLLEEDQPAIMRGPLISGILKQFIEQVDWGELDIMVVDMPPGTGDAQLSLVQTIDLDGAVMVTTPQRVATGDVRRGIKMFERVNTRILGIVENMSGMTCPNCNEIVDVFGRGGGEALAEEMALPFLGRVPLDPAVVHAGDAGAPTILSAPDSGAAGALDAIVASLDGTLSVLEG
- a CDS encoding zf-HC2 domain-containing protein — encoded protein: MSNKHLSAERFQAFLEGDLPEGDAFGVEKHLAACARCSAEMEGWRALFEELGEISSHRPIEGFSDRVMTQVSLPESMPLAARVREPVGTPSAEQHLSEAVLQNFLDGTLSARRAQKLERHLQDCTPCTAETDAWISVFSALKQLDSFTPAEGFAERVMAAVELRDDVALLTRIRRRVAVLASGPSQEHVIASELQDYVDDSLPAAAFARVETHLGGCATCASEVQAWRAVARELTALQRLTPTPTFSDQVMTGFRMHQMVQAAAPVPFRSRNAARLRRLIPDARQALAALTGVAVTPVAITGLVVYAAFSHPTLTFDSLLSFVWWQITDVASAAFGGMTGQATLLEALTSSPLVVAGGVLGYTMISALALRVLYKNLFANRPNEGRYVHVSIAS
- a CDS encoding LiaF-related protein — translated: MRKTMTAAIVAAAVIAPAAAQGQSWRTVAMSRQLEDNGEVRVFVDYGAGEFTMRSVDDGLLYRMNLKYDEDKFEPIADFSGERLHLGVESLRRNINISRRQSGSLELELARGVPMDLKLKFGAVQADIDLGGLALTDLELSTGASESLINVSEPNPVPMEKASFEVGAAEFTIRNLANLRAEEIEVRAGVGSIILDFDGRWQRDAQIAVKMGLGSMELRVPEGLGVRLQKDSFLTALDSEGLIKRGDVYESPDFDDADYRIEVELHIAFGSVAVVWIR
- a CDS encoding pitrilysin family protein; the protein is MSARRHVLLASTALATGIATLLSSPSPALAQQEPPTGRQTIDRLVYPPLKFEQPQTDHYEVFGVPVISLEDPTLPMVTVHAYFRGGYGLFGRESYAAAMGLPALLRYGGTTSRSALEVDEAIEYHAFHVSFGSAGGSVTTSINALTENLPTALDLWGELIAEPAFDGNEVEAWRTRELESILRRLDDPGRLAFSEMNRLLYGDHPVGWEMEPSDLDPARLQTDRLNELHRRILCRGNLTLGVTGDAPWPVLQPLLESVVSRLPDCAQALPEAPTPNIRRTAGVYLVEKDLDQSVVVMAHPTTVQLGDDDTYYAAMIGNSILGGGGFSSRILGRLRTEEGFAYSATSLWTTPRKHEGIIAATTRTRPENTMAAIDVILKTMHGLRDGPPTTDEVGATVDQIVNGFVFNFDSPSQIVSRTMYYLAQDLPEDWLVRYWEGVQRVTPYGIQRVFSDQLHPEEMTILIVGDPSRIGESLYGRGPVTTIEVR
- a CDS encoding ubiquinone/menaquinone biosynthesis methyltransferase; this encodes MQSPSDAAPKAGAEREKQVQQIFSEIAPRYDLLNHILSMNIDRTWRRRAVNLLEWERALGGTFLDACAGTFDLSLELANRKTFEGWVIASDFAHPMLVHGTPKIATSPIESVCGDSLELPFADDTFDGATVGFGVRNLARLGVGLREFQRVLKPGARLVVLEFTVPPNPIMRAGYHFYFHNILPVVGRIVSGHPWAYTYLPESVKEFPGPKELGDLFESVGFSDVGWKLVSGGIAAIHWGRA
- a CDS encoding sigma-70 family RNA polymerase sigma factor → MSTDIAFLPRATVRWLTDSRQDKGPLTPLDYASLDDRDLATHAARGHEPAFRELLIRYERPVFSLIYRMVRDRTLAEDLAQEAFIRGFNAIGSYKTSYKFSNWILKIANNHTIDHLRKRKLDTVSIDGSPHARTAEEISQSQVVIESRDESPAEYVENRELGSQIETAIGGLREEYRTVIVLRHIEGYAYDEIADIMDLPLGTVKTYLHRARGELRKSLSHLSS